The Lycium barbarum isolate Lr01 chromosome 12, ASM1917538v2, whole genome shotgun sequence genome includes a region encoding these proteins:
- the LOC132623129 gene encoding mitogen-activated protein kinase kinase kinase 20-like has protein sequence MDWVRGEAVGHGSFGKVSFAIPRKQSSLFSPSMVVKSSSASCSATLMNEKLILDELKGCSQIINCLGDSYTYENGGKLYNVLLEYASGGALSDKLKNSSDRKFPEFEVRKYTKALLRGLYYIHSCGYVHCDIKPQNILLGEDGKVKIADFGLAKRSQSPKDDKLRCELRGTPMYMSPEMVTAGEQDTPADIWALGCVIAELAVGVPVWKYSNITQLLMTIGVGDELPEFPAKVSEEGKDFLGKCFVKDPRKRWTAEMLLKHPFVADQNYDDDTVTLCDEICGSGTPSTSPRCPFDFPDWVSDDSAESTVTCQITSLPSPAIQDLLSFNGGSLSTSPAERLRGLMNQFRPQSEWSNADGWVSVR, from the coding sequence ATGGATTGGGTTCGAGGTGAAGCAGTAGGCCATGGTAGCTTTGGCAAAGTCAGTTTCGCAATACCCAGAAAACAGAGCAGTCTGTTTTCTCCGTCAATGGTGGTCAAGTCTTCTTCAGCTTCCTGTTCAGCTACTCTGATGAACGAGAAACTTATCTTGGATGAGCTTAAGGGCTGTTCACAAATCATCAATTGCCTTGGTGACAGCTACACCTACGAAAATGGCGGAAAATTGTACAATGTCTTGTTGGAGTATGCTTCAGGGGGGGCCTTGTCGGATAAGCTCAAGAATTCCAGTGATCGTAAATTTCCGGAATTTGAAGTCAGGAAATACACCAAGGCCTTACTCAGAGGTCTATACTATATCCACTCTTGTGGATATGTTCACTGTGATATTAAACCGCAGAATATTCTTCTAGGTGAAGATGGTAAAGTCAAAATTGCTGATTTTGGATTGGCAAAGAGATCCCAATCCCCGAAAGATGATAAATTACGATGTGAATTGAGGGGTACTCCAATGTACATGTCGCCGGAAATGGTTACCGCCGGCGAACAGGACACTCCCGCCGATATCTGGGCACTTGGGTGTGTAATTGCTGAGCTGGCAGTAGGTGTTCCAGTTTGGAAATACTCAAACATAACCCAATTACTTATGACAATTGGAGTTGGTGATGAATTGCCTGAATTTCCAGCGAAAGTATCTGAAGAAGGAAAAGATTTTCTTGGAAAATGCTTCGTTAAGGACCCAAGAAAAAGATGGACGGCTGAGATGCTTCTAAAACATCCCTTTGTTGCAGatcaaaattatgatgatgacaCTGTTACATTGTGTGACGAAATATGCGGGAGTGGCACCCCGTCAACATCTCCTAGGTGTCCATTTGATTTCCCAGATTGGGTATCTGATGACTCTGCTGAATCAACAGTCACATGTCAAATTACATCTCTACCCTCACCGGCAATTCAAGATTTGCTCAGTTTTAACGGTGGGTCATTATCCACATCACCGGCTGAGAGATTGCGAGGATTAATGAATCAATTTAGACCTCAATCTGAATGGTCTAATGCTGATGGTTGGGTCAGCGTTCGGTGA